In the Aromatoleum bremense genome, one interval contains:
- the queD gene encoding 6-carboxytetrahydropterin synthase QueD encodes MRITRRLEFDAGHRIPDHASQCRHLHGHRYAIEITLSGDIIDAAGEAVNGMVMDFGDVKLIAKTHVVDRWDHAFLVYRGDSAVVDFLATMPAHKTVVLDTVPTAENLASEAFRILDACYRDLYGNRLRLERVRLYETPNCWADAMRPGD; translated from the coding sequence ATGCGCATCACCCGCCGACTGGAATTCGACGCCGGGCACCGGATTCCCGATCATGCCAGCCAATGCCGCCACCTGCACGGCCATCGCTACGCGATCGAGATCACGCTGTCGGGCGATATCATTGACGCCGCAGGCGAGGCCGTCAACGGCATGGTGATGGATTTCGGCGACGTCAAGCTGATCGCCAAGACGCACGTCGTCGACCGCTGGGATCACGCGTTCCTCGTGTACCGCGGCGACAGCGCTGTCGTCGATTTCCTCGCGACGATGCCGGCCCACAAGACGGTCGTGCTCGACACCGTGCCGACTGCTGAAAACCTCGCCAGCGAAGCGTTCCGCATCCTCGACGCGTGCTATCGCGACCTCTACGGCAATCGCCTGCGGCTCGAACGCGTCCGCCTTTATGAAACCCCCAATTGCTGGGCCGACGCGATGCGCCCTGGCGACTGA